In one Kiloniellales bacterium genomic region, the following are encoded:
- a CDS encoding orotate phosphoribosyltransferase, with translation GARVLLVEDLATDGGSKLNFVEALRTAGAEVAHCLVIFHYGIFPQSVAALAERGVTLHGLATWWDALEAAEQQGYLSKSAAREVRAFLEDPEDWSARRGGKTSDDIAAGR, from the coding sequence GGCGCGCGGGTGCTACTGGTCGAGGACCTGGCGACCGACGGCGGCTCGAAGCTCAACTTCGTCGAGGCGCTCAGGACCGCGGGCGCGGAGGTCGCCCACTGCCTGGTGATCTTCCACTACGGCATCTTTCCCCAGTCGGTCGCGGCGCTGGCCGAGCGCGGCGTCACGCTGCACGGGCTGGCCACCTGGTGGGACGCCCTCGAGGCCGCGGAACAGCAGGGCTATCTCTCGAAGAGCGCCGCCCGCGAAGTGCGCGCCTTCCTGGAGGACCCCGAAGACTGGTCGGCGCGGCGCGGCGGCAAGACCAGCGACGACATCGCCGCGGGACGCTGA
- a CDS encoding acetamidase/formamidase family protein: protein MRVFTSGLVAASLALCAAASARADTSDVQWRSKAVLAKAGPHCADDPNCFNRYHPEIKPVLEVNPEDFITIETRDALDSDLTWDSNADDVTALDLNLVHPMTGPIYVRGAERGDVLAVTLIDVEPDDFGYTVIVPGFGFLRDMFPEPHFVAWKLSRRGATSEQMPGVHIPFAPFLGSVGVLPGPEEIREWLARERALDEAGGIALMPQPLGALPKQVCGPIGSFKDECLRTIPPRENGGNMDVKQMQVGTTLYLPCFVEGCGLFAGDVHFAQGDGEVSGTAIEMGATVTVQVEVLKGKGKDVTSPHFSGGAQLKALAPTEFYATLGFPLKAKGMIPPYVAYLDSKKIMNLENLSEDLTLAARNALVDMIDYLVREHGLTREQAYVLCSVAVDLRIGQMVDVPNYTVSAILPLNVFRAGPE, encoded by the coding sequence ATGCGTGTATTCACCTCTGGCCTCGTGGCCGCTTCGCTCGCCCTGTGCGCGGCAGCGTCGGCCAGGGCCGATACCTCCGACGTCCAGTGGCGCTCCAAGGCGGTGCTGGCCAAGGCTGGGCCGCACTGCGCGGACGATCCCAACTGCTTCAACCGCTACCACCCTGAAATCAAGCCGGTGCTCGAGGTCAACCCGGAGGACTTCATCACCATCGAGACCCGGGACGCGCTGGACAGCGATCTGACCTGGGACTCCAACGCCGACGACGTCACGGCGCTCGACCTCAACCTCGTGCACCCCATGACGGGGCCGATCTATGTGCGCGGCGCCGAGCGCGGCGACGTCCTGGCCGTGACGCTGATCGACGTCGAGCCAGACGATTTCGGCTACACGGTGATCGTGCCTGGCTTCGGTTTCCTGCGCGACATGTTCCCCGAGCCCCATTTCGTCGCCTGGAAGCTCTCACGCCGCGGCGCCACCTCGGAGCAGATGCCCGGCGTCCACATTCCCTTCGCGCCCTTCCTGGGATCGGTCGGCGTCCTACCGGGCCCCGAGGAGATCCGCGAGTGGCTGGCCCGCGAGCGCGCCCTCGACGAGGCGGGCGGCATCGCCCTGATGCCGCAGCCGCTTGGCGCGCTGCCCAAGCAGGTCTGCGGACCGATCGGCAGCTTCAAGGACGAGTGCCTGCGCACCATTCCGCCGCGCGAGAACGGCGGCAACATGGACGTGAAGCAGATGCAGGTCGGCACCACGCTCTACCTGCCGTGCTTCGTCGAGGGCTGCGGTCTCTTCGCCGGCGACGTGCACTTCGCCCAGGGCGACGGCGAGGTCTCTGGCACGGCGATCGAGATGGGCGCGACAGTGACCGTTCAGGTCGAGGTGCTCAAGGGCAAGGGCAAGGATGTCACCTCGCCGCACTTCTCCGGCGGCGCGCAGCTGAAGGCCCTGGCGCCGACCGAGTTCTACGCGACGCTCGGTTTTCCGCTCAAGGCCAAGGGCATGATCCCGCCCTACGTCGCCTACCTCGACTCCAAGAAGATCATGAACCTGGAGAACCTCTCCGAGGACCTGACCCTGGCCGCACGCAACGCCCTGGTCGACATGATCGACTACCTGGTGCGCGAGCACGGCCTGACGCGGGAGCAGGCCTACGTGCTGTGCAGCGTCGCCGTCGATCTGCGTATCGGCCAGATGGTCGACGTGCCGAACTACACGGTCTCGGCGATCCTGCCGCTCAACGTCTTCCGAGCGGGACCGGAATAA
- a CDS encoding peptide ABC transporter substrate-binding protein gives MMRFLLAVFMTLGLLAPAAGARAQDGELKIGMTQFPSTLHPAIDSMLAKSYVLAMARRPFTIFDHDWELACMLCTELPTLENGLAKRQALADGGEGIALTYTIQPEATWGDGTPVTTNDVLFTWKFGRHPQSGVGNAELFNRLLKIDVADAKTFTLHVDRITYEYNAINDFRILPAHLEEAIFDAGPAEYRNRTTYDSDPTNPGLYYGPYRIVEVVKGSHLALEKNPTWYGAPPAFDRIVVRAIQNTAALEANLLSGAVDMVAGELGLSVDQAIAFEKRHGQKYAVSYKAGLIYEHIDLNRDNPILQDERVRRALIHAIDRDAISERLFDGKQPPAHGSVSPLDWVHDPDIPVYAHDPDKAEALLDEAGWSVKKGGIRHNAAGEKLTLEIMTTAGNRIRELVQQVLQSQWRKVGIDMRIRNEPARVFFGQTMTKRKFPALGMYAWLSSPENVPWTTLHSTMIPAEENGWAGQNYPGYVNPEMDEILDKMERELDREKRRALWHRMQAIYVRDLPALPLYWRAEPYILPKWLKGLRATGHQYTTTHWVEEWRRAAE, from the coding sequence ATGATGCGCTTTCTCCTTGCAGTCTTCATGACCCTCGGCCTGCTGGCGCCGGCCGCGGGCGCGCGCGCCCAAGACGGCGAGCTCAAGATCGGGATGACCCAGTTCCCCTCGACCCTGCATCCGGCGATCGACTCCATGCTGGCCAAGAGCTACGTGCTGGCCATGGCGCGGCGGCCCTTCACCATCTTCGACCACGACTGGGAACTGGCTTGCATGCTCTGCACCGAACTGCCGACCCTGGAGAACGGCCTGGCGAAGAGGCAGGCGCTGGCGGACGGCGGCGAAGGCATCGCACTGACCTACACGATCCAGCCGGAGGCGACCTGGGGCGACGGCACGCCGGTCACGACAAATGACGTGCTCTTCACCTGGAAGTTCGGCCGCCACCCTCAATCGGGCGTGGGTAACGCGGAACTCTTCAACCGACTTCTCAAGATCGACGTGGCCGACGCGAAGACCTTTACGCTCCACGTCGACCGCATCACCTACGAATACAACGCGATCAACGACTTCCGCATCCTGCCGGCGCACCTCGAGGAGGCGATCTTCGACGCCGGTCCGGCCGAGTACCGCAACCGCACGACCTACGACAGCGACCCGACCAACCCCGGCCTCTACTACGGCCCCTATCGCATCGTCGAGGTGGTCAAGGGCTCGCACCTGGCGCTGGAGAAGAACCCGACCTGGTACGGCGCGCCGCCCGCCTTCGACCGCATCGTCGTACGGGCGATCCAGAACACGGCGGCGCTGGAGGCCAACTTGCTGTCCGGCGCGGTCGACATGGTGGCTGGCGAGCTCGGGCTCTCGGTCGACCAGGCGATCGCCTTCGAGAAACGCCACGGCCAGAAGTACGCGGTCTCCTACAAGGCCGGGCTGATCTACGAGCACATCGACCTGAACCGGGACAACCCGATCCTGCAGGACGAGCGGGTGCGCCGCGCCCTGATCCACGCGATCGATCGCGACGCGATCAGCGAGCGCCTCTTCGACGGCAAGCAGCCGCCGGCCCACGGCTCGGTCTCGCCCCTCGACTGGGTGCACGATCCGGACATCCCGGTCTACGCGCACGACCCCGACAAGGCGGAGGCCCTCCTGGACGAGGCGGGCTGGAGCGTCAAGAAGGGCGGCATCCGCCACAACGCGGCGGGCGAGAAGCTGACCCTCGAGATCATGACCACCGCCGGCAACCGTATCCGCGAGCTGGTCCAGCAGGTCCTGCAGAGCCAGTGGCGCAAGGTCGGCATCGACATGCGGATCCGCAACGAGCCGGCCCGGGTCTTCTTCGGCCAGACCATGACCAAGCGGAAGTTCCCCGCCCTCGGGATGTACGCCTGGCTGTCGAGTCCGGAGAACGTGCCCTGGACTACGCTGCACTCGACCATGATCCCGGCCGAGGAGAACGGCTGGGCCGGCCAGAACTACCCGGGCTACGTCAACCCGGAGATGGACGAGATCCTGGACAAGATGGAGCGCGAGCTGGACCGCGAGAAGCGCCGGGCGCTCTGGCACCGCATGCAGGCGATCTACGTGCGCGACCTGCCGGCGCTGCCGCTCTACTGGCGCGCCGAGCCCTACATCCTGCCGAAGTGGCTCAAGGGCCTCCGTGCGACCGGCCATCAGTACACCACAACCCACTGGGTCGAGGAATGGCGCCGCGCGGCGGAGTAG
- a CDS encoding ABC transporter permease, translating to MLTYIAQRLFESAVVLLIMSFVIYGLIGLMPGDPIDLMITANPDLTPADAERLRAVYGLDQPLLQRYGAWLSAALTGDFGYSRLFAEPVLDVLAPRLWNTTLLMGLSFLFALALALPAGIVAALRPRSALDHGVNMVAFAGISVPPFWLAILLIILFAVILGWLPAGGMGMEGGGGFLARLEHAVLPVLALTLVTVGGIIRFVRAAMIEALRQDYVRTARAKGLGSARIVLGHVLRNAMIPVTTILALNFGTLFSGALITETMFGWLGMGKTIYDAIMGNDYNLALVGLLFATLVTLLANLLADLCYTWLDPRISYR from the coding sequence ATGCTGACCTACATCGCCCAGCGCCTCTTCGAGTCGGCGGTCGTCCTGCTGATCATGTCCTTCGTGATCTACGGCCTGATCGGGCTCATGCCGGGCGACCCGATCGACCTCATGATCACGGCGAACCCGGACCTGACGCCGGCCGACGCGGAGCGCCTGCGCGCGGTCTACGGGCTCGACCAGCCGCTGCTGCAGCGCTACGGCGCCTGGCTGAGCGCCGCGCTGACCGGCGATTTCGGGTACTCCCGGCTCTTCGCCGAGCCGGTGCTCGACGTCCTGGCGCCGCGCCTCTGGAACACCACGCTGCTGATGGGCCTCAGCTTTCTCTTCGCCCTGGCGCTCGCCCTGCCCGCGGGCATCGTCGCGGCGCTCAGGCCCCGTTCCGCGCTCGACCACGGGGTCAACATGGTCGCCTTCGCCGGCATCTCCGTGCCGCCCTTCTGGCTCGCCATCCTGCTGATCATCCTCTTCGCCGTGATCCTGGGCTGGCTGCCGGCCGGCGGCATGGGGATGGAGGGCGGCGGCGGTTTCCTCGCGCGGCTAGAACACGCGGTGCTGCCCGTGCTGGCGCTCACCCTGGTCACGGTCGGCGGCATCATCCGCTTCGTGCGCGCCGCCATGATCGAGGCGCTGCGCCAGGACTACGTCCGCACGGCGCGGGCCAAGGGCCTGGGCTCCGCCCGCATCGTCCTCGGCCACGTGCTGCGCAACGCCATGATCCCGGTGACCACGATCCTGGCGCTCAACTTCGGCACGCTGTTCTCCGGGGCGCTGATCACCGAGACCATGTTCGGCTGGCTCGGCATGGGCAAGACGATCTACGACGCCATCATGGGCAACGACTACAACCTGGCGCTGGTCGGCCTGCTCTTCGCCACCCTCGTCACCCTGCTGGCCAACCTACTGGCCGACCTCTGCTACACCTGGCTCGACCCCCGGATCAGCTACCGATGA
- a CDS encoding ABC transporter permease, with protein MSGPGDSRLAAESAAVLGPSLSPGRLLRRRFLRHGVAVASLLGLVLLALAVLAAPLVEALLGVDGQAVDLFNIKQPPSAAHPLGTDELGRDLLVRLLYGGRISLLAGIAAALCAAVIGTVIGILAGYYGGWLDGLLMRLTDGVIALPLLPLLIVLAAIDLNKLGLPQSWAESENASFYRIVVLIALVGWTTVARLVRGNTLSMREREFVRAAHALGAGGFRIMVRHILPNVVSPIIVATTLSIGNIVLLESVLSFLGLGIQPPIPSWGNMLTGAQELIWDAPMLAVWPGLLIFVTVIAFNFLGDGLQDALDPRAILERD; from the coding sequence ATGAGCGGGCCCGGAGACAGCCGGCTGGCGGCAGAGAGCGCGGCGGTCCTCGGGCCCTCGCTCTCGCCCGGCCGCCTGCTCCGGCGCCGCTTCCTGCGCCACGGCGTGGCGGTGGCGAGCCTCCTGGGGCTGGTCCTGCTGGCGCTCGCGGTGCTGGCCGCGCCCCTGGTCGAGGCTCTGCTCGGCGTCGACGGCCAGGCGGTCGACCTCTTCAACATCAAGCAGCCGCCTTCGGCGGCGCACCCCCTCGGTACCGACGAACTCGGCCGCGACCTCCTGGTGCGGCTGCTCTACGGCGGCCGGATCTCCCTCCTGGCCGGGATCGCCGCCGCGCTCTGCGCGGCCGTGATCGGCACGGTGATCGGCATCCTGGCGGGCTACTACGGCGGCTGGCTCGACGGCCTGCTGATGCGCCTGACCGACGGCGTGATCGCCTTGCCGCTGCTGCCGCTCCTGATCGTCTTGGCCGCTATCGACCTCAACAAGCTGGGGCTGCCCCAGAGCTGGGCGGAGTCCGAAAACGCCAGCTTCTACCGCATCGTCGTGCTGATCGCCCTGGTCGGCTGGACCACGGTGGCGCGCCTGGTGCGCGGCAACACCCTCTCGATGCGCGAGCGGGAGTTCGTCCGCGCCGCCCACGCGCTGGGCGCCGGCGGCTTCCGGATCATGGTCCGCCACATCCTGCCCAACGTGGTCTCGCCAATCATCGTCGCGACCACGCTCTCGATCGGCAACATCGTCCTGCTGGAGTCGGTGCTCAGCTTCCTGGGCCTCGGCATCCAGCCGCCGATCCCCTCCTGGGGCAACATGCTGACCGGCGCCCAGGAGCTGATCTGGGACGCACCCATGCTGGCGGTCTGGCCGGGCCTCTTGATCTTCGTGACCGTGATCGCCTTCAACTTTCTCGGCGACGGCCTCCAGGACGCGCTCGACCCGCGCGCGATCCTGGAGCGGGACTGA
- a CDS encoding M20 aminoacylase family protein, translated as MPVINRIAEFHDEMAAWRRDIHAHPETAFEEHRTADFVAARLDDFGIEVHRGLAGTGVVGVLKGRKDGGRSIGLRADLDALHIQELNDFAHKSRHQGKMHACGHDGHTAMLLGAAKYLSETRNFDGTVCFIFQPAEENEGGGRVMVEEGLFDKFPVEAVYGLHNQPGRPVGEIGLRAGPAMAAFNIFEITVTGKGSHAAMPYQGIDPVVVASQIVTALQTIVSRRVDPIDTAVLSVTQFHAGDTWNVIPNEAVLRGTTRAFKPEVADMIEADIRRLCDGIAGAHGAEAQVRYETRYPALVNSEKESRFAATVAAEVVGAERVEADAEPLMGSEDFAFMLQERPGCYIWLGNGDKGGPGGCAVHNPHYDFNDEAAIVGASYWATLVEKALPRDG; from the coding sequence ATGCCGGTCATCAACCGTATTGCCGAGTTCCACGACGAGATGGCCGCCTGGCGGCGCGACATCCACGCCCACCCCGAGACCGCCTTCGAGGAGCACCGCACCGCCGACTTCGTGGCGGCGCGCCTGGACGACTTCGGCATCGAGGTCCACCGCGGCCTGGCCGGCACCGGCGTGGTCGGCGTGCTCAAAGGTCGCAAGGACGGCGGTCGGTCGATCGGCCTGCGGGCCGACCTCGACGCGCTGCACATCCAGGAACTCAACGACTTCGCGCACAAATCGAGACATCAGGGCAAGATGCACGCCTGCGGCCACGACGGCCACACCGCGATGCTGCTGGGGGCCGCCAAGTACCTTTCGGAGACCCGCAACTTCGACGGCACGGTCTGCTTCATCTTCCAGCCCGCCGAGGAGAACGAGGGCGGCGGCCGGGTCATGGTCGAGGAGGGTTTGTTCGACAAGTTTCCGGTCGAGGCGGTCTACGGCCTGCACAATCAGCCGGGGCGGCCGGTCGGCGAGATCGGCCTGCGCGCCGGCCCGGCCATGGCGGCCTTCAATATCTTTGAGATCACGGTGACCGGGAAGGGGTCGCACGCCGCCATGCCTTACCAGGGCATCGACCCCGTCGTGGTCGCCAGCCAGATCGTCACGGCCCTGCAGACCATCGTCAGCCGGAGGGTCGATCCGATCGACACGGCCGTGCTCAGCGTCACCCAGTTCCACGCCGGCGATACCTGGAACGTCATCCCCAACGAGGCCGTGCTGCGCGGCACGACCCGGGCCTTCAAGCCGGAGGTGGCCGACATGATCGAGGCCGACATCCGCCGGCTCTGCGACGGCATCGCCGGCGCCCACGGCGCCGAGGCCCAGGTCCGCTACGAGACCCGTTATCCGGCCCTGGTGAACAGCGAGAAGGAGAGCCGCTTTGCCGCCACGGTGGCGGCCGAGGTGGTCGGCGCCGAGCGGGTCGAAGCCGACGCCGAGCCGCTGATGGGCTCCGAGGACTTCGCCTTCATGCTGCAGGAGAGGCCGGGCTGCTACATCTGGCTCGGCAACGGCGACAAGGGCGGCCCCGGCGGCTGCGCGGTGCACAACCCGCACTACGACTTCAACGACGAGGCCGCGATCGTCGGCGCCAGCTACTGGGCGACCCTGGTCGAGAAGGCCTTGCCGCGGGACGGCTGA